The Meiothermus ruber DSM 1279 genome includes the window TTTCCGTCCAAGCCGCTTACCATATGCTAGAACGCTTTCAGGTGGTAGATGTCCGCGAGCCCGAGGAGTGGGCCGATGGTCTTCTGCCGGGGGCTTTGCGCCTGCCCCTGTCCAGGCTTCAGGCCCTGGCCCCTCTGTACCTCGAGCGCGAACGGCCCGTGCTTTTGTACTGCCGCAGCGGCAACCGCTCACAAGAAGCCCTCAAAACCCTGAAAAACCTGGGCCACCCCAAGGTCTGGCACCTCGAGGGCGGCCTCAAAGCCTGGTGCGAGGCCGGCATCCCCTGCACAAGCCCTGTATAACAGGAGGAACCCATGCTCACCGTTCCATACAAAGACATCAGCCCGCAAGAAGCCCGTAAACTGCAAGAAGAAAAGGCCCTGTTTATAGACGTGCGCGAACCCGAGGAGTTTGCCCAGGTGCGCATCGAGGGGGCCCAACTGATTCCGCTGTCCGAGTTCGGCGGGCGCTTTAGCGAGATTCCCAAGAACCAGCCGGTGGTGCTGTACTGCCGCAGCGGCAACCGCAGCGCCCAGGCCGCGGCCTGGCTCTCGGCCAAGGGCTACTCGAACCTGCTTAACCTCGATGGGGGCCTCATGGCCTGGTACCAGGCCGGGCTGCCGCTGGACACAACGCCCCTCGAGGTCACCTACCAGGACACCGCCTTTACCGAACTCACCCCCCACGAGGCCCAGCAGTGGATCCGAGAAGGGGCCTATGTGGTGGATGTGCGCGAACCCTACGAGTACGCCATGGGCCACGTACCCGGCGCGGTCAATATCCCGCTGGGGCGCTTTGTGAGCGAGGTGGGCAAGCTGCCCAAAGACCGCAAGCTGGTGGTGGTCTGCGCCTCCGGGGGCCGTTCGTCGCAGGCCTCGGAGTACCTGGTGGGCCACGGCTTTGCCAAGGAAAACGTGGGCAACCTCGAGGGCGGCACCTACGGCTGGATGAGCGCAGGCTTTGAGGTGGAGCGTTGATCGGCTGGCTTAAAAACCTATTGGGTGGCGGGGCGGCAGTGGGCCGCCTCAGCCCAGTTGAGGCCCACGAAAAAGCCAAGGCCGGTGCCATTATTCTGGATGTCCGTACCCCTCTGGAGCGCCAGGAGGGCCGAATCCCCGGCTCGCAGGCCCTGCCGCTCGATCGGCTGGCTCTCGAATGGGAGAAGCTGCCCAGGGACAAAGAGATTATCT containing:
- a CDS encoding rhodanese-like domain-containing protein, encoding MNLSVQAAYHMLERFQVVDVREPEEWADGLLPGALRLPLSRLQALAPLYLERERPVLLYCRSGNRSQEALKTLKNLGHPKVWHLEGGLKAWCEAGIPCTSPV
- a CDS encoding rhodanese-like domain-containing protein codes for the protein MLTVPYKDISPQEARKLQEEKALFIDVREPEEFAQVRIEGAQLIPLSEFGGRFSEIPKNQPVVLYCRSGNRSAQAAAWLSAKGYSNLLNLDGGLMAWYQAGLPLDTTPLEVTYQDTAFTELTPHEAQQWIREGAYVVDVREPYEYAMGHVPGAVNIPLGRFVSEVGKLPKDRKLVVVCASGGRSSQASEYLVGHGFAKENVGNLEGGTYGWMSAGFEVER
- a CDS encoding rhodanese-like domain-containing protein; this translates as MIGWLKNLLGGGAAVGRLSPVEAHEKAKAGAIILDVRTPLERQEGRIPGSQALPLDRLALEWEKLPRDKEIICQCRSGARSAQAARFLAAKGYKAYNLVGGIEAWKRHKLPVK